Proteins co-encoded in one Salvia splendens isolate huo1 chromosome 4, SspV2, whole genome shotgun sequence genomic window:
- the LOC121800184 gene encoding probable 2-oxoglutarate-dependent dioxygenase AOP1: MNCVSTKLPLIDLSNLGENDSPRWESTEIQIREAIQEYGGCEATYINLIPLELRKSVGDGIRQLFDLPLATKLLNKNPHIPLHSYVSRNDSDALVESIVIDGALSPHVVDTFANLMWPDQGNPTFSKDILLYCKKLSKLDKIVRRMVLESLGLEKYIDEHINSTDYVCRVQKYEAPRTPHSTLGLHSHTDKNIMTILHQLNHVNGLQILPKDGKTRIPVDPTSLDSIIVMVRTTLRAWTIGRLHDPFHRVVVSGDETRYTIGLFTVAKEGCVIKTPEELVNEDHPLLYKPFDYYKFINFTTTDAGRASPDPLKEYCGA, from the exons atgaATTGTGTTAGCACGAAGCTCCCTTTGATTGATTTAAGCAACCTAGGAGAAAATGATTCTCCAAGGTGGGAATCAACCGAAATCCAAATTCGAGAAGCCATTCAAGAATATGGGGGTTGTGAAGCTACGTACATTAACCTTATTCCTCTTGAGTTGAGGAAATCAGTTGGTGATGGGATTCGGCAACTTTTCGATCTCCCTTTAGCCACCAAACTACTTAACAAAAATCCACACATACCTTTACATAGCTATGTTAGCCGAAACGATTCCGATGCACTCGTAGAAAGTATAGTCATTGATGGCGCCCTCTCGCCTCACGTAGTCGACACCTTCGCCAACCTCATGTGGCCTGATCAAGGCAATCCCACTTTCAG CAAAGATATACTATTATACTGTAAGAAACTGTCTAAACTGGACAAGATTGTGAGGCGGATGGTGTTGGAGAGTCTTGGACTGGAAAAATACATAGACGAACACATCAACTCCACAGATTACGTCTGTCGTGTCCAGAAGTACGAGGCGCCTCGAACGCCTCACTCAACACTCGGATTACATTCCCATACAGACAAGAACATCATGACCATATTGCATCAACTCAATCATGTTAACGGTTTGCAGATTCTTCCCAAAGATGGAAAAACTAGGATCCCTGTAGATCCAACATCACTCGATTCAATCATTGTCATGGTCAGGACCACTCTCCGT GCATGGACAATTGGGCGACTGCATGATCCATTCCACAGGGTAGTGGTTAGCGGGGATGAAACTCGATACACTATCGGATTGTTTACGGTTGCGAAAGAAGGGTGCGTGATTAAGACTCCGGAAGAGTTGGTGAATGAAGATCACCCTTTGCTCTACAAGCCTTTTGATTACTATAAGTTCATTAATTTTACCACCACAGATGCTGGTAGGGCTTCGCCAGATCCTCTCAAGGAATATTGTGGAGCCTAA